One window from the genome of Flavobacterium agricola encodes:
- a CDS encoding DUF3467 domain-containing protein: protein MSDVTQNNQISIELDEKTADGTYANLVVINHSNSEFVFDFVNIMPGAPKAKVKSRIILAPQHAQRLLTALTDNIQKYESINGPIKEGGVTNVSPYNLGPSGDA from the coding sequence ATGAGTGATGTAACGCAAAACAATCAAATCAGTATTGAGTTGGATGAAAAAACAGCCGATGGCACTTACGCAAATTTGGTAGTTATAAACCATTCAAATTCTGAATTTGTTTTCGATTTTGTGAATATTATGCCTGGGGCACCTAAGGCTAAAGTGAAGTCCAGAATTATTTTGGCTCCACAGCATGCTCAACGATTGTTAACTGCATTAACAGATAATATTCAAAAATATGAAAGCATTAACGGACCTATTAAAGAAGGCGGAGTAACAAACGTTTCTCCTTACAATTTAGGACCATCTGGAGATGCTTAA
- a CDS encoding sodium:solute symporter, protein MTPAIILSIIVIYFGVLIIVSNIISKKDSSNAAFFSANKNAKWYLIAFGMIGTALSGVTFISVPGEVGSANGEQFKYFQFVIGNAIGFIVVATVLLPLYYKMNLTSIYGYIENKLGFYSYKTSALIFLISRTIGSAFRLYLVVLVLQRYVFDYYKIPFAVTVLISLALIFAYTYKGGLKTIIVTDTLQTFFLVSSVLFTIYFIARSLDLSAIETLETIKQSNYSKIFFFEDFITNKYHFLKQILGGMFVTIAMVGLDQDLMQKNLSCKNISEGQKNMFWFTGIFVVINLIFLCVGALLYIYANKNSIALPTDLATGAIRTDLLFPEIAFNHFSIIPSVIFLLGLIAATFATTDSALTALTTSFCVDFLNMDKKPNDPKNIPTRYAVHIGFSLAMFLVIIVFNSLNDKSVVSMIFKIATYTYGPLLGLYGFGLFVKNRQVLDKLVPYICFASPILTWLLNDYSQVLFFNYVFDNELILINGLITFALLYITSSKKQIKIAA, encoded by the coding sequence ATGACACCGGCAATAATCTTATCAATCATTGTTATTTACTTTGGCGTATTAATAATTGTTTCTAACATCATTAGCAAAAAAGATAGCAGCAATGCAGCATTTTTTAGCGCAAACAAAAATGCCAAATGGTATTTAATTGCTTTTGGAATGATTGGTACTGCACTAAGCGGGGTAACTTTTATTTCTGTTCCTGGTGAAGTTGGCTCTGCCAATGGCGAACAATTTAAATATTTTCAGTTTGTAATCGGAAATGCAATTGGTTTTATTGTTGTAGCAACCGTATTATTACCGCTATATTATAAAATGAATTTAACTTCTATTTATGGATATATAGAAAATAAACTTGGTTTTTACAGCTATAAAACCTCGGCACTTATTTTTTTAATTAGTCGCACAATCGGGTCAGCGTTTCGCTTGTACTTAGTTGTTTTAGTTTTACAACGTTATGTTTTCGACTATTACAAAATTCCGTTTGCGGTTACCGTGCTAATTTCGTTAGCTTTAATTTTTGCATATACGTACAAAGGCGGATTAAAAACTATTATTGTAACCGATACGTTACAAACTTTTTTTCTGGTTAGTTCCGTTTTATTTACCATTTATTTTATTGCTAGAAGTTTAGATTTATCTGCAATAGAAACCCTAGAAACCATTAAACAATCTAACTATTCTAAAATATTTTTCTTTGAAGATTTTATAACCAACAAATACCATTTTTTAAAGCAAATTTTAGGCGGTATGTTTGTAACCATTGCCATGGTAGGTTTAGATCAGGATTTGATGCAAAAAAATCTTTCGTGCAAAAATATTAGCGAAGGACAAAAAAACATGTTTTGGTTTACGGGTATTTTTGTAGTAATTAATTTAATATTTTTATGCGTAGGAGCTTTGCTTTACATTTACGCCAACAAAAACAGCATTGCCTTACCAACCGATTTGGCAACAGGAGCAATTCGCACCGATTTACTTTTTCCTGAAATTGCTTTTAATCATTTCAGTATTATTCCATCTGTCATATTTTTATTAGGATTGATTGCAGCAACCTTTGCAACAACAGATTCTGCCTTAACGGCATTAACTACCTCATTTTGCGTCGATTTTTTAAATATGGACAAAAAACCGAACGATCCTAAAAACATTCCAACCCGATATGCTGTACATATTGGCTTTTCATTAGCCATGTTTTTAGTTATAATCGTTTTCAATTCTTTAAACGACAAATCGGTAGTAAGCATGATTTTTAAGATTGCAACCTACACATACGGACCATTATTAGGATTATATGGCTTTGGATTATTTGTAAAAAACAGACAAGTTTTAGACAAGCTGGTTCCTTACATTTGTTTTGCATCGCCAATTTTAACTTGGTTGCTGAACGATTATTCTCAAGTATTATTTTTTAATTATGTTTTTGATAACGAATTAATACTAATAAACGGCTTAATAACCTTTGCTTTATTGTATATAACCAGCAGCAAAAAGCAAATTAAAATTGCTGCGTAG
- the rpoC gene encoding DNA-directed RNA polymerase subunit beta' encodes MSKNKDKSTVKRFNKISIGLASPESILAESRGEVLKPETINYRTHKPERDGLFCERIFGPVKDYECACGKYKRIRYKGIVCDRCGVEVTEKKVRRDRVGHINLVVPIAHIWYFRSLPNKIGYVLGLPSKKLDMIIYYERYVVIQPGNAVNAEGEPVKKLDFLTEEEYLNILDSLPMENQYLDDNDPNKFIAKMGAECIMDLLARTDLATLSADLRYAANNETSKQRKTEALKRLQVVEAFRESNKNRENRPEWMILKVISVIPPELRPLVPLDGGRFATSDLNDLYRRVIIRNNRLKRLVEIKAPEVILRNEKRMLQEAVDSLFDNTRKASAVKTESNRPLKSLSDSLKGKQGRFRQNLLGKRVDYSARSVIVVGPELKLYECGLPKDMAAELYKPFVIRKLIERGIVKTVKSAKKIIDKKEPVVWDILENVIKGHPVLLNRAPTLHRLGIQAFQPKLIEGKAIRLHPLVCTAFNADFDGDQMAVHLPLGPEAILEAQLLMLASHNILNPANGAPITVPSQDMVLGLYYMTKERKSTPEHPILGEGQIFYSVEEVHIAINEGKLDLNAGVKVRAKDFNENGELVYKIISTTAGRILFNEVVPEAAGFINEVLNKKSLRDIISSILAKTDVPTTAQFLDDIKNMGYGYAFKGGLSFSLGDIKIPEQKPALIADANAQVDVISMNYNMGLITNNERYNQVIDVWTSTNAMLTEAAMRNIREDQQGFNSVFMMLDSGARGSKEQIRQLTGMRGLMAKPKKTAAGGGEIIENPILSNFKEGLSILEYFISTHGARKGLADTALKTADAGYLTRRLHDVAQDVIVNIEDCGTLRGIEIEALKKNDEVIESLGERVLGRVALLDVVNPLTGDVIVAEGQLITEAIAKQINESPVENMEVRSPLTCEAKKGICVKCYGRNLATNNIAQRGDAVGVVAAQSIGEPGTQLTLRTFHVGGVAGGISEESSLLTKFAGRLEIEDLKTVKGEDTEGNVVDIVVSRSTEYKLVDTTTGIVLNTHNIPYGSSIFVKDGDVVEKGAVICKWDPYNGVIIAETDGKIAYEDLEQGQTFQVEIDEQTGFTEKVISEARNKKLVPTLLMYSKDGELIRSYNLPVGSHLMVNDGEKIKSGKILVKIPRRSSKASDITGGLPRITELLEARNPSNPAVVSEIDGVVSFGKIKRGNREIIVESKFGEIKKYLVKLSNQILVQENDFVKAGSPLSDGAITPEDILRIKGPSAVQQYLVNEIQEVYRLQGVKISDKHFEVVIRQMMRKVRIEDPGDTLLLEEQLVHTHDFILENDKLYGMKFIEDAGDSENLKAGQIISARELRDENSLLKRNDQNLVIARDVVPATATPILQGITRASLQTKSFISAASFQETTKVLNEAAVAGKVDSLEGLKENVIVGHRIPAGTGLRDYDDTIVGSKEEYNELIANKESFNF; translated from the coding sequence ATGAGTAAAAATAAAGATAAAAGTACCGTAAAAAGGTTTAACAAGATTTCTATAGGTCTTGCTTCTCCAGAATCTATTTTGGCTGAGTCAAGAGGTGAGGTGTTAAAACCAGAAACTATTAATTATCGTACACACAAACCTGAACGTGATGGTCTTTTCTGTGAAAGAATTTTCGGTCCTGTAAAAGATTACGAATGTGCTTGTGGTAAATATAAAAGAATTCGCTACAAAGGAATCGTTTGTGACCGTTGTGGTGTTGAAGTTACCGAGAAAAAAGTTCGTCGTGACCGTGTAGGGCACATCAACTTAGTGGTGCCAATTGCACACATTTGGTACTTCCGTTCTTTACCAAACAAAATTGGTTACGTTTTAGGCTTACCATCTAAAAAATTAGATATGATTATTTACTACGAACGTTACGTAGTAATTCAACCAGGTAATGCTGTAAATGCAGAAGGTGAACCAGTTAAAAAATTAGATTTCCTTACTGAAGAAGAATATTTAAATATTCTTGATTCATTACCAATGGAAAATCAATATTTAGATGATAACGATCCAAATAAATTCATCGCTAAAATGGGTGCTGAATGTATTATGGATTTATTAGCGCGTACGGATTTAGCAACTTTATCTGCTGATTTACGTTATGCTGCGAATAACGAAACATCTAAACAACGTAAAACTGAAGCTTTAAAGCGTTTACAAGTTGTTGAAGCTTTCCGTGAATCAAACAAAAACAGAGAAAACCGTCCTGAATGGATGATTTTAAAAGTAATTTCGGTTATTCCACCAGAATTACGTCCGTTAGTTCCGTTAGATGGTGGTCGTTTTGCAACTTCAGATTTAAATGATTTATACCGTCGTGTTATTATTCGTAACAACCGTTTAAAACGTTTAGTTGAAATTAAAGCGCCAGAAGTAATTTTACGTAATGAAAAACGTATGTTACAAGAAGCGGTAGATTCACTATTCGATAACACACGTAAAGCATCTGCTGTTAAAACAGAATCTAACAGACCATTAAAATCGTTATCAGATTCGTTAAAAGGTAAACAAGGGCGTTTCCGTCAAAACTTACTTGGTAAACGTGTAGATTATTCTGCGCGTTCGGTAATTGTTGTTGGACCTGAATTAAAATTATACGAATGTGGTCTTCCAAAAGATATGGCTGCTGAACTTTACAAACCATTCGTAATTCGTAAATTAATTGAGCGTGGTATTGTAAAAACTGTTAAGTCTGCTAAAAAGATTATAGATAAAAAAGAGCCAGTTGTTTGGGATATTTTAGAAAATGTAATTAAAGGTCACCCAGTTTTATTAAACCGTGCTCCTACGTTACACCGTTTAGGTATCCAAGCATTCCAGCCTAAGTTAATTGAAGGTAAAGCAATCCGTTTACACCCATTAGTGTGTACTGCGTTCAACGCCGATTTCGACGGTGACCAGATGGCGGTTCACTTACCTTTAGGACCAGAAGCTATTTTAGAAGCGCAATTATTAATGTTAGCTTCTCACAATATCTTAAACCCTGCAAATGGTGCGCCTATTACTGTACCATCTCAGGATATGGTTCTTGGTCTTTACTACATGACTAAAGAAAGAAAATCTACTCCAGAACATCCAATTCTAGGTGAAGGTCAAATTTTCTATTCGGTAGAAGAAGTTCATATTGCTATTAACGAAGGTAAATTAGATCTTAACGCAGGTGTTAAAGTACGTGCTAAAGATTTTAATGAAAATGGTGAATTAGTATACAAAATTATTTCTACTACAGCTGGTCGTATTTTATTTAACGAAGTAGTTCCAGAAGCAGCAGGATTTATTAACGAGGTTTTAAATAAAAAATCGTTACGTGATATTATTTCAAGCATATTAGCTAAAACTGATGTACCAACTACGGCTCAGTTCTTAGACGATATTAAAAACATGGGATATGGTTACGCGTTTAAAGGTGGATTATCTTTCTCTTTAGGTGATATCAAAATTCCAGAACAAAAACCAGCTTTAATTGCTGATGCTAACGCTCAGGTTGATGTAATTTCTATGAACTATAACATGGGGCTTATTACCAACAACGAACGTTACAACCAAGTAATTGACGTTTGGACATCAACAAACGCCATGTTAACAGAAGCGGCGATGCGTAATATCCGTGAAGACCAACAAGGATTCAACTCAGTATTTATGATGCTTGATTCTGGTGCTCGTGGATCTAAAGAGCAGATTCGTCAGTTAACAGGTATGCGTGGATTAATGGCTAAACCTAAGAAAACTGCTGCAGGAGGTGGTGAAATTATTGAAAACCCAATTTTATCTAACTTTAAAGAAGGTTTATCAATTCTTGAATACTTTATCTCTACGCACGGTGCTCGTAAAGGTCTTGCCGATACGGCTCTTAAAACTGCCGATGCTGGTTATTTAACTCGTCGTTTACATGATGTTGCTCAAGATGTTATTGTTAACATTGAAGATTGTGGTACTTTACGTGGTATCGAAATCGAAGCACTTAAGAAAAATGATGAAGTTATTGAATCATTAGGTGAAAGAGTTTTAGGACGTGTAGCATTATTAGATGTTGTTAACCCATTAACTGGTGATGTAATTGTTGCTGAAGGGCAATTAATTACTGAAGCCATTGCAAAACAAATCAACGAATCTCCTGTTGAAAATATGGAGGTGCGTTCACCACTAACTTGTGAAGCTAAAAAAGGTATTTGTGTTAAATGTTACGGACGTAACTTAGCAACAAATAACATTGCGCAACGTGGTGATGCTGTTGGTGTAGTTGCTGCACAATCTATTGGTGAACCTGGTACTCAGTTAACGCTTCGTACATTCCACGTTGGTGGGGTTGCAGGAGGTATTTCTGAAGAATCAAGCTTACTAACTAAATTTGCAGGACGTTTAGAAATCGAAGATTTAAAAACAGTTAAAGGTGAAGATACAGAAGGTAACGTTGTAGATATCGTTGTTTCTCGTTCTACAGAATATAAATTAGTAGATACAACAACTGGTATTGTTTTAAATACGCATAACATTCCTTACGGTTCATCAATCTTTGTAAAAGATGGTGATGTTGTAGAAAAAGGAGCTGTTATTTGTAAATGGGACCCATATAACGGGGTTATCATTGCAGAAACAGATGGTAAAATTGCTTATGAAGATTTAGAGCAAGGACAAACGTTCCAAGTTGAGATTGACGAACAAACAGGTTTTACAGAAAAAGTTATTTCTGAAGCACGTAATAAAAAGTTAGTTCCAACTTTATTAATGTATTCTAAAGACGGCGAATTAATTCGTTCATACAACTTACCAGTAGGTTCTCACTTAATGGTTAACGATGGAGAAAAAATTAAATCAGGTAAAATTTTAGTTAAAATTCCACGCCGTTCATCTAAAGCAAGTGATATTACAGGAGGTTTACCACGTATTACAGAGTTATTAGAGGCTCGTAACCCGTCAAACCCAGCTGTAGTTTCAGAAATCGATGGTGTAGTTTCATTCGGTAAAATTAAACGTGGTAACCGTGAAATCATTGTGGAATCTAAATTCGGTGAGATTAAAAAATACTTAGTAAAATTATCTAACCAAATTTTAGTTCAAGAAAATGACTTCGTTAAAGCGGGATCACCATTATCAGACGGAGCAATTACTCCTGAAGATATTTTAAGAATTAAAGGACCATCTGCGGTACAACAATATTTAGTAAACGAAATTCAAGAAGTTTATCGCCTACAAGGGGTAAAAATTTCTGACAAGCACTTTGAGGTAGTTATTCGTCAAATGATGCGTAAAGTTAGAATTGAAGATCCAGGAGATACGCTTTTATTAGAAGAGCAATTAGTTCATACTCATGATTTTATTCTTGAAAATGACAAATTGTATGGAATGAAGTTTATTGAAGATGCAGGAGATTCTGAAAACTTAAAAGCAGGTCAGATTATTTCTGCTCGCGAATTAAGAGATGAGAATTCATTGCTAAAACGTAACGATCAAAACTTAGTAATTGCTCGTGATGTAGTTCCTGCAACTGCAACACCAATATTACAAGGTATTACAAGAGCATCGTTACAAACTAAGTCATTCATTTCTGCAGCATCGTTCCAGGAAACAACTAAAGTATTAAACGAAGCAGCTGTAGCTGGTAAAGTTGATAGCTTAGAAGGATTAAAAGAAAACGTTATTGTTGGACATAGAATTCCTGCCGGAACTGGTTTAAGAGATTATGACGATACCATTGTTGGATCTAAAGAAGAATACAACGAGTTAATTGCAAACAAAGAAAGTTTTAACTTTTAA
- a CDS encoding citrate synthase: MSKTAILELEGVKYEFPVTVGTENEVAINIEKLRAQTGAITLDPGYKNSGSCESAITFLDGEQGILRYRGYSIEELAEKACFLEVAYLIIFGELPKKAELEKFENDIRKHTLVNEEMKSIIDGFPKNAHPMGVLSSLTCALTAFNPGVVNVDNEEKMYEAICKIMGKFLVIATWTYRKAKGYPLNYYDNTKPYVENFLRLMFELPTEPYKINKTVLNAIDKLFILHADHEQNCSTSTVRMVGSSHAGLFASISAGVSALWGPLHGGANQAVLEMLEEIQKDGGDSDKFLAKAKDKNDPFRLMGFGHRVYKNFDPRARIIKKAADEVLAELGVNDPILSIAKSLEEKALKDEYFVSRNLYPNVDFYSGIIYRALGIPTEMFTVMFAIGRLPGWVAQWKEMRVNNEPIGRPRQVYVGEPLRSFVEMDKR, translated from the coding sequence ATGTCAAAAACAGCAATACTAGAATTAGAGGGCGTTAAGTACGAATTTCCTGTTACAGTTGGTACTGAGAATGAAGTAGCCATTAATATCGAAAAACTACGTGCACAAACAGGTGCAATTACCTTAGATCCGGGGTATAAAAATTCGGGTTCTTGTGAAAGTGCAATTACATTTTTAGATGGTGAACAAGGAATCTTACGTTACAGAGGTTATTCTATTGAAGAATTAGCTGAAAAAGCATGTTTCTTAGAAGTAGCTTATTTAATTATTTTTGGTGAGTTACCTAAAAAAGCTGAATTAGAGAAATTTGAAAACGATATTCGCAAACATACATTAGTTAATGAAGAAATGAAAAGCATCATTGATGGTTTTCCTAAAAATGCACACCCAATGGGCGTATTATCATCATTAACTTGTGCGTTAACTGCATTTAACCCTGGGGTTGTTAATGTAGATAACGAAGAGAAAATGTACGAAGCTATTTGCAAAATTATGGGTAAATTCTTAGTTATTGCAACTTGGACTTACAGAAAAGCAAAAGGATATCCGTTAAATTACTACGACAATACAAAACCATATGTTGAGAACTTTTTACGTTTAATGTTTGAGTTACCAACAGAACCTTATAAAATTAACAAAACCGTTTTAAACGCAATTGATAAATTATTTATTTTACATGCTGATCACGAACAAAACTGTTCTACATCAACAGTAAGAATGGTAGGTTCATCTCACGCTGGTTTATTTGCATCTATTTCTGCAGGTGTTTCTGCATTATGGGGGCCATTACATGGTGGTGCAAATCAAGCAGTTTTAGAAATGTTAGAAGAAATCCAAAAAGACGGTGGAGATTCAGACAAATTCTTAGCTAAAGCTAAAGATAAAAATGATCCATTCCGTTTAATGGGATTCGGACACCGTGTGTACAAAAACTTTGATCCACGTGCTCGTATCATTAAAAAAGCAGCTGATGAAGTTTTAGCAGAATTAGGCGTTAACGATCCAATTTTATCTATTGCTAAATCATTAGAAGAAAAAGCTTTAAAAGACGAATATTTCGTATCTCGTAACTTATATCCAAACGTAGATTTCTATTCTGGTATTATTTACCGTGCATTAGGGATTCCAACTGAAATGTTTACAGTAATGTTTGCAATTGGACGTTTACCAGGATGGGTTGCACAATGGAAAGAAATGCGCGTTAACAATGAACCAATTGGTCGTCCACGTCAAGTTTACGTTGGTGAACCTTTACGTTCATTTGTTGAAATGGATAAACGATAA
- the ctlX gene encoding citrulline utilization hydrolase CtlX gives MKQTTNTVLMIRPVAFRMNEQTAVNNYYQKVLDGVLPATVNAKAQAEFDNFVAQLRAVGVQVIVVEDTLEPNTPDSIFPNNWISFHQTGDVALYPMFAENRRLERREDVLDIVEEHGFYIENVTDYTLAEEAEMYLEGTGSLILDRQNGKAYCALSPRAEEELVIEFCEDFEMNPVIFEAFQTVNGERKQIYHTNVMMCVAEHFAVICADCIDDKKERKMVIDCLKSDGKEIIYITEEQIYSFAGNMLEVRGANNQSYLVMSEAAKQSLTQAQINQIEKYATILAVNLDTIEACGGGSARCMLAEVFLPLAEDLE, from the coding sequence ATGAAGCAAACAACCAATACCGTATTAATGATTCGTCCGGTTGCTTTTCGTATGAACGAGCAAACAGCCGTAAACAATTATTACCAAAAAGTTTTAGATGGAGTTTTACCAGCAACCGTAAATGCAAAAGCTCAGGCAGAATTTGATAATTTTGTTGCACAATTACGTGCTGTGGGCGTGCAAGTTATTGTGGTTGAAGATACGTTAGAACCTAATACGCCAGATAGCATCTTTCCAAACAACTGGATTTCTTTTCATCAAACAGGTGATGTAGCTTTATATCCAATGTTTGCTGAAAACAGACGTTTAGAACGTCGTGAAGATGTTTTAGATATTGTTGAGGAACACGGTTTTTATATTGAAAATGTTACTGATTATACGCTTGCTGAAGAAGCAGAAATGTATTTAGAAGGAACCGGAAGTTTAATTTTAGACAGACAAAACGGTAAAGCTTATTGTGCTTTATCTCCAAGAGCTGAAGAAGAATTGGTGATTGAATTTTGTGAAGATTTTGAAATGAATCCGGTTATTTTTGAAGCTTTTCAGACCGTTAATGGCGAACGCAAGCAAATTTATCATACCAATGTAATGATGTGCGTAGCCGAGCATTTTGCTGTTATTTGTGCAGATTGCATTGACGATAAAAAAGAACGTAAAATGGTTATTGATTGCTTAAAATCAGACGGAAAAGAAATTATTTATATTACTGAAGAACAGATTTATAGTTTTGCTGGTAATATGTTAGAAGTTCGTGGAGCAAATAACCAATCGTATTTGGTTATGAGTGAGGCTGCAAAACAATCGCTTACTCAAGCACAAATTAATCAAATAGAAAAATATGCTACAATTTTAGCTGTAAATTTAGATACAATTGAAGCTTGCGGGGGCGGTAGTGCACGCTGCATGTTGGCCGAGGTTTTTTTACCTTTAGCTGAAGATTTAGAATAA
- a CDS encoding dimethylarginine dimethylaminohydrolase family protein translates to MLELNVNNETSRLKAVVLGIADSNGPTPNENEAYDPKSLEHIKAGTYPVEADMKVEMDAFDQVLKKYNVQVFRPKLISDYNQIFTRDIGFVIGNTFVKANILPDRDREFEAIQYIIDQIKPEHIAYPPEEVHIEGGDVMLWNDHIFIGTYKGSDYKNYITARTNMAGVAYIKALFPNKIVKEFDLVKSKIEPRDNALHLDCCFQPVGKNKGIIYKAGFREEADYNYLVNLFGKENLFHIQREEMYHMFSNVFSIDENVVVSEKNFTRLNNWLREQGFVVEEIPYAEISKQEGLLRCSTLPLIRE, encoded by the coding sequence ATGTTAGAATTAAATGTAAACAATGAAACATCCCGGCTTAAGGCCGTTGTTTTAGGAATTGCAGACAGTAATGGGCCAACCCCAAATGAAAACGAGGCATACGATCCAAAATCTTTAGAGCATATTAAGGCCGGAACTTATCCTGTTGAAGCCGATATGAAAGTAGAAATGGATGCGTTTGATCAGGTATTAAAAAAATACAACGTTCAGGTTTTTAGACCTAAACTTATTTCAGATTACAACCAAATATTTACTCGCGATATTGGTTTTGTAATTGGTAATACGTTTGTAAAAGCAAACATATTACCCGATCGTGATCGCGAATTCGAAGCGATTCAATATATTATAGATCAAATAAAACCTGAGCATATTGCTTATCCACCAGAAGAAGTTCATATTGAAGGCGGTGACGTAATGCTTTGGAACGATCATATATTTATCGGCACCTACAAAGGCAGTGATTATAAAAATTATATTACAGCTCGTACTAATATGGCCGGTGTAGCTTACATAAAAGCTTTATTTCCGAACAAAATAGTTAAAGAATTTGATTTGGTTAAATCTAAAATCGAACCACGTGATAATGCCCTGCATTTAGATTGCTGCTTTCAGCCAGTAGGTAAAAATAAAGGAATTATTTATAAGGCCGGATTTAGAGAAGAAGCAGATTACAACTATTTAGTAAACTTATTTGGGAAAGAAAATTTGTTTCATATTCAACGTGAAGAAATGTACCACATGTTTTCTAACGTATTTTCTATTGATGAAAATGTAGTAGTGAGCGAAAAAAACTTTACCCGATTAAACAATTGGCTACGCGAACAAGGTTTTGTAGTTGAAGAAATTCCGTATGCTGAAATTTCTAAGCAAGAAGGCTTGTTACGTTGCTCAACTTTACCATTAATTAGAGAATAA
- a CDS encoding MarC family protein — translation MDLFIFIFAAVFSVLNPLGAIPVFVGLTQEDSMAERSRISIWAATNVFIILTISFFIGEYLLKFFGISMDALRIAGGLIIVNSGYSLLSGNFPKRRGVNKKVADDAQKRNDIALTPLAMPLLAGPGSMSLLIAFYQDYPALTDKIIVIAAVLTVCILIFLILRSSHYLSKLLGASGIVSISRIMGFIVIALGIQYISVGALNMLQTVFTK, via the coding sequence ATGGATTTATTCATTTTTATTTTTGCCGCTGTATTTTCGGTTTTAAATCCCTTAGGAGCTATACCGGTTTTTGTAGGTTTAACTCAAGAAGATTCAATGGCCGAACGCTCCCGCATATCAATATGGGCAGCAACCAATGTATTTATTATTCTCACTATTTCATTTTTTATTGGTGAATATTTACTGAAATTTTTTGGTATTAGTATGGATGCCTTACGTATTGCCGGGGGGTTAATTATTGTTAATTCGGGGTATTCTTTACTTTCTGGCAATTTTCCTAAACGCCGTGGGGTAAACAAAAAGGTTGCCGATGATGCACAAAAAAGAAATGATATTGCTTTAACCCCCTTAGCAATGCCTTTGTTAGCCGGACCAGGTTCTATGTCCTTGCTAATTGCGTTTTATCAAGATTATCCAGCATTAACCGATAAAATCATTGTAATTGCCGCTGTTTTAACCGTTTGCATTTTAATATTTTTAATTTTAAGAAGTTCGCATTACTTATCTAAACTTTTAGGCGCTTCGGGCATTGTTTCTATTTCTCGAATTATGGGGTTTATAGTAATTGCTTTAGGAATTCAATACATTAGCGTTGGTGCATTAAATATGCTACAAACTGTATTTACAAAATAA
- a CDS encoding CoA-binding protein: MKTLVLGASTNPDRYAYKAIASLLSYGHDVVAIGKKSETVLGIQIQTQPELYADIDTVTLYVNPTNQREYYDYIIALKPRRVLFNPGTENPELFTLLTENGIAYEAACTLVLLATQQF, translated from the coding sequence ATGAAAACATTAGTTTTAGGTGCTTCTACCAACCCAGATCGTTACGCGTACAAAGCAATTGCAAGCTTATTAAGTTACGGACATGATGTAGTTGCTATTGGTAAAAAATCGGAAACCGTTTTAGGAATTCAGATTCAAACCCAACCCGAATTATATGCTGATATAGATACGGTAACTTTGTATGTAAACCCAACTAATCAACGCGAATATTACGATTATATTATTGCTTTAAAACCGCGTCGCGTATTATTTAATCCGGGAACCGAAAACCCCGAGTTGTTTACTTTATTAACTGAAAATGGTATTGCTTACGAGGCTGCTTGCACCTTAGTTTTATTAGCTACGCAGCAATTTTAA